GCCGCCGGGGCCAATAATTGTATTTTCAGAGAAAATAGATTCTCCGCTTTGTGGGAAGCGATCGACATTAGCAATAATATCAACGTTGAATGAACCCAGAATACAGACTTTACCTTTCATCTTTCGCCCTTTATGTCGGGATTTGATTGTTTTTTTTGACTGCGCCGAGTCAAAAAAATGAATGATATTGCTATCTAAATTATTGACGGATTGGGTATGAAAAATACGGCGTTTGATGATTGCTCCACCGTGGCATCGCTCAATGCCGCCTTCCTGCGCTAATAAGTTCAGGTCACTGCGAATCGTTTCCCTGGTGACGTTAAATACTTTCGCAAGCTGATTCACCGTCGCCCGTTCGTACCTGTTAAGCCAGGTCAAAATTGCATAATGCCGTTCTTTATTGAGCATATGGTCACCTCTATAGTTATATTATTGTTTCCTTATTGTTAATGTTTTGGTGTCGTTCACAGATCGTTCGATAAAACAAAAGGAAACGGAAATAGTTGAGGTGATAGTTGTTTGATATCAGTTGGTTATGTTGTTTGAAGGGAAGGGGGTTTGGGCTTTGATTTGCAGTTTAGGGAATTCAACGATGGCAGGGGTCATTACGCAACGTTAGATCTTTCTCGGGCGCTTTAGCACGCAGAACGTTGGTGTTGGTCTGGGGGCTGTGGCTGATCCGGCATGAACTGGAATACCTGAACGTATAGCGATAATCGCTGGATTTCTCGGACAACGACAGACACAAAAAATCCCGCAGGGCTTGTACCGTGCAGGCTTTCAGGACTTCATCGGATGACTCTGGTAATCACCGATGGAGAATTTTGCTGGCGTCCTTGTAATTTGTGGGGAAGCGGTTGAGTTTGTTGGAAATTTTGGTTTTTTACGGGGAAGGGAAGGCGCAAAAAGAGTGGCGATGAAGTTGATATGCAAGAGATTTTTTTATCAGTTTGATTTTTAAGTTGATTGTTGGGAGCGGGATTTTCCGTACTGGTTTAAGCTCTGGCGGACGCTATAGGCTTGTCGTTCGTTTCCGGAAGTGAGCGTTTCTGTCGGATAATTCACTCTCTTGAATTTTCCAGACTGTAGACCATGCTCATCTAATACACCCTAACAACCGAAGGCGATACAGGTAGTTGGCCTTTGGTATATCCAATGATGTCCCTCTAACAGTAAGAGAGCACCATGCTTGAACTCCGTCCTAACTGCGAATGCTGTGATAAAGATCTGCCACCTGAATCAAAAGAGGCATTCATCTGTTCATTTGAATGCACATTCTGCGTCGATTGCGTGACTCAACGACTCAATGGCCGGTGTCCGAACTGCGGAGGGGAGCTGGTGCGACGTCCAATACGCCTAGAAGCATCCCTCCTGCGACACCCTGCATCCAGTCAGCGTCACTATAAACAGTAGAGATGAAAACTATTTTCGCTTCTTGCTTATAACGCTCTTCATGATCTTGCTAACCGTCCGCTGAATGCCACACGCGAACGTTGCTAACTTTGGCCCTTATTTATCAATGGGGGCAGATCAGTCAATCTATATGCTATTTGTTTTGCTCTTAAGTTCTGAACTATAGTGCCGATAGGGAAATTAAGTACTTTTGTCCTAAGGAAGCAAGGTTGTGAAAGATTTTTCAAAATACTCGAAAGCGTTAGGGATGGCTAAGTTCTATGTTTATGCATTTTATGACACTGAAGATGTATCAAAAAAACCGTTTTATATAGGCAAAGGCAAGTCAGAACGCTGTCTTGATCATATAAAGTGTAATGATGGCTCTCCGAAATCAGAACGAATTAATCATCTGTTAAAAACAGGAAATCTGGGAATCGACATACTACGCCATGGCATGGATGAGGCAACCGCGAAGCTTGTTGAAGCAACATGAAGTGGTCAACAAAAACTGGCCACCGCGTTAGAGTTTTTCCAGTATCGGTTTTCTGATTCGTTTGGCGTTAACCCACCATTATATTCGTGCGGTCTTAGTGCGCTGTAATATCCAACGATATAGTCCGTTATTGCGTGAGCTGCATCGCTGAAGCTTACATAGCCCGTCGCCGGCACCCATTCGTTCTTCAGACTCCTGAAGAAGCGCTCCATTGGGCTGTTATCCCAGCAGTTTCCACGCCGACTCATACTCTGCCTGATCCGGTATCGCCACAGTAACTGCCGGAACTGCCTGCTCGTATAATGGCTGCCTTGATCGCTGTGGAACATCACCCCGACGGGCTTACCACGGGTTTCCCATGCCATTTCCAGTGCTTTCATGGTGAGCCTGCTGTCCGGCGAGAACGACATGGCCCAGCCCACTGGCTTTCTTGCGAACAGGTCGAGAACAACGGCGAGGTACGCCCAGCGCTTACCCGTCCAGATATAGGTCACATCACCGCACCACACCTGATTTGGTTCCGTTACGGCGAACTGTCGCTCAAGATGATTCGGGATAGCAACGTGCTCATGACCGCCACGCTTATACCGGTGAGTCGGCTGCTGGCAACTGACCAGCCCCAGCTCTTTCATGAGTCTGCCAGCAAGCCAGCGCCCCATTTGGTAACCTCTCTGGGTTGCCATTGTGGCGATGCTTCTTGCTCCGGCAGAGCCGTGGCTGATGCCATGCAGTTCAAGTACCTGACTGCGTAATACAGCCCGTCTGCCGTCTGGCTTTTCAGGACGGTTTTTCCAGTATTTGTAGCTGCTGCGATGAACCCCGAACACATGGCAGAGAGTGGCCACAGGATAACGCGCCCTGAGTTTCCCGATTATCGAGAACTGTTCAGGGAGTCTGACATCAAGAGCGCGGTAGCCTTTTTTAATATTTCATTTTCCATTTCAATACGTTGTAGCTTTTTCCTGAGCTCACGGATTTCAATTTGTTCCGGGGTAATGGGGGAGGCTTTTGGTGTTTTGCCCTGCCGTTCATCACGTAATTGTTTCACCCATCGCGTCATTGTGGAAAGGCCGACATCCATAGCGCTGGCTGCATCTGCCACGGTGTAGTTCTGGTCAACGACCAGTTGAGCGGATTCGCGTTTAAACTCTGCGCTGAAATTTCTTTTTTTCATTATGACACCTGTGTTGTTCTGAGGTGAGCATATCACCTCTGTTCAGGTGGCCAAATTCAGTAAACCACTTCATACAGATTGCCAATACTATTAATCTTCCGTGCTGATTGTCTCGCTTGCGGGGCGAAGAGTTTGACCAACCTGACATAGCAGACAGGCATCATCCTGGAATGTCATGGTCCATCAGGAGTGCAGCCCAAGCGCTGTGTCGCTTACCGTAAACATAGCACTATGGATGCCTCGGTCAAGGTATGTTTTTCCATAATTTATTGATAAGAAACAATAATAGTTATTATGTAATGAGTTGAACCTTTATGAGCCTTTTAATAAATCGCCATGTCCAAAGCTATGTAGCTGCTGAAGGTACAGGCATTGAGCATGGGCATTTTAGCTTCGTCTACCGGACGTTCTGAATGTAGGTATCGGTAGACCGTAAAGGGTGCTGCTGATGGATTTGATGGAATTGCCCATACAGATGACCAAATGTTCCTCCACCCCAAATCTCACAATTCTCTCCCTTACCCTTAAAGGCCTTTAAAGGCCCTTTAGCGAGCTTTTGCGGGCGTAGCATTATTCGAGCCAAAGTTGGCTAAAATCCGGCCATCCCAGCGTATTTAAATCCCGCCAGGTAAATGACTTCTCGGTCGCAAATTCCATCCAGTGATGCAGCAAAGGAATGACATATCGCTGGTGGGTAATCTCATGGAAAAAGTCGGCAATGCTGGCGAATGCCTGTTCATCGTCGCTGTTCAGAATGGTCGGCAGCAGGGCGTTCAGGTTTCGTCGCTGGGCTTCAGGCAAGCGCGTAAACAGCGCGGTGGAAGCCAGCCATTCCAGAAACGCCGGAACCGAAAGGGTATCGAGCATAAAGTTGCTGAGCCAGATGTCCGCAGGGGGGCACGGCTGGCTGTTAAAGTGGTCAAATGCGTCGATCCGTATTTCGGCGCGAATATGCCAGCGCTCAAGCAGGCGGCGAATCGCTCCAGCAAGCTCCACCAGTTCCGGTTGCTGAAAGGTGCTGATGATAACCGGCTGACGCAGGTTAAACGGCGCGGTGACCCCGCCAAAATCCACCGGGCGGTGATTCCACTGCGGCAGCATGCCCTGAGCCACGGAGAGGATGCGTGCGTATTCATCGGGAAGCTGCGTCTGGCTGAGGAGTTCGACAGGTTGCAGCAGGTAATTGATAAACCGCCTTCCGGTCTCATCTGCAAAGACCCCGTCACTGTCGGGCAGCACAAAGCAGCACCCCTGCTCCAGACTGCGCTCGCTGAGCGGTCGGTCATCCTGCGCCTCCTCGCCCCGCAGCAGGGGAATAAAGCTCATGCTGATATGTTCCGGCGCCCAGGTAAAAATGGTGATCTCATCCAGTCCGGGTCGTGCCTGGTGCCAGTGCTGATTGCGCCGCAAAACCATAAAGTTGTCGCTGTGCTGATGCAGGTAGAAAGCGCCGGTACAGCGGATGCGTCCATGATGATAATCAAACAGCATCGTCGGCTGGGTGGCGAGCAGGCAGTCGAGACGCCTGACAGGATGGTGCGTTTCAATCACCAGATGCCAGGGGGCGTCAGCGGTGATGGTTTTGATTGGGCTGAAAAGCGGCGCGAACTGCGGGCTATGGCTGGCGGCGAGCAGGCAGCGCTGAACGGCACTGGCATCCAGTTCGCTGCCATCGGCAAAGCGGGCGGTGGATTTCAGCCAGAACTCCCAGCGGGTAAAGTCGTCGTTGTGGGTCCAGTAGTGGGCAATATCAGGGACGATCCTGCCCTGAACGGCGTCATAGCGCGTCAGCCCGCTCAGGCACTGGCGCAGGAGGTGGCGTTCGGTCCGCCGCAGGGGGACGAGCGGGTTAAGCGGATCCAGATTGCGATAGTAGGGGATGCGTACCCGCGTTTCGCTGCTTTTATCCTGCACACCAAAGCGCCACAGGCTCAGGCGATCCAGCAGATACTTGTCGTTGCCGATAAACCGCAGCACGTTGCCGTAATCCTGCTTCTCCAGCAGCTTATTGACGTTCTGGCTGAACAGCTTTTCCGGCGAGGTTAACAGGTGGAGCCGTGAGCGCTTGCCGCGTCCGCGCTGGGGCTGCCAGTCGAGCCATTTTTCCTGGTGCATCTTTTTCAGCGCAATCCGGCAGTTACGTACCGAACATCCGAAGATGGCGGCGATCTCCTGCATCTGTAATTCGTGCGTCTGATCTACGCCGTAGCGGGCGTGCAGCCTGCGAAAATGCGCCTCGAAGATACTCATGTGATGGCCTCCCGCCGAACGCGATTTCCTCTTTTATCCCTTTCTGACGGTTTCCGGCGTGATTGCCCTCATAAATTTTCCGGTTTTAAGCGAAAACCGGAAATAACTTTCGTCTTTGGTTGCTGTTTTTTAAGCATCCCGGGTTCGGATACTGAAGGTGTTCGGAGCAGAACATGCTGTTGTGCGAATCCCTGTCATAAAGACGCGCTCAGGAGATCGAGATGAAAAGATTCAACCTTCTGCAAATGTTACAAAGCATCGGGCGATCGCTCATGATCCCCATTGCCATGCTGCCTGCCGCCGGTATTTTGCTGGCCTTCGGCGTCAGCTTTCAGGATCCCAATATTGTCGCCAGCCTGCCGTTTCTCGGCGCGGACTGGCTGGTTCACGTTCTGAAGCTGATGGCGGAAGCGGGCAGCGCGATTTTCGCTAACCTGCCGCTGCTGTTTGCGGTCGGCGTGGCGGTGGGGCTTAGTGACGATCAGGGCATTGCCGGACTGTCGGCGATCGCCGGGTTTCTGATTATGAACGTCACCATCGGCCAGTTTCTGGGGATCACGCCCGAGTCGGTGGCGCAGGTGCGTGACTATACGATGGTGCTGGGCATCCCTTCGCTCCAGACCGGCGTGTTTGGCGGCATCATTATCGGGATTATTGCCGCCTGGCTGTATAAACGCTATTACCGTATCCAGCTTCCGTCCTGGCTGGAGTTCTTCTCTGGCAAGCGCTTCGTGCCAATAGTGACCTCCTTCGCCGCGCTGTTTGTCGGGCTGGTGATGGCGGTGGTCTGGCCGCCGGTTCAGCATCTGATTAATGGCCTGTCGAATACCATGACGGTGCAGGGGCCGGGCGTGTCCGCCTTCCTGTTCGGTTTTGTCGAGCGACTGCTGATCCCGTTTGGTCTTAACCATGTCTGGTGGCCGACGTTCTGGCTCCAGTTTGGCGAGTACGTAAACAAGGCCGGGCAAGTGGTGCATGGCGACCAGCTTATCTTCTTTGCCCAGCTGAAAGACCAGGTGCCAATTACCGCCGGAACCTTTATGGCCGGGCTGACGCCCATCAAGATGTTCTGCATTCCGGCGATTGCGCTGGCGATCTACCGCTGCGCCAGCCCGGAAAACAGAGCGCGGGTGAAGGGGATTATGCTCTCTGGCGCGATCACTTCCATCGTCTGCGGCATCACCGAGCCGATCGAGTTCTCCTTCCTGTTTGTTGCCCCCGTGCTGTATGGCATTCACGCCGTCCTGGCGGGGCTGGTGTTCCTCCTGATGGAGTGGTTCAGCGTGCACATCGGGCTCTCTTTCTCCGGCGGGCTTATCGACTATCTGTTCTTTGGCGTCCTGCCGCGCGCGCCTCACTGGTACATGGTGTTCCCGGTCGGGCTGGTGATGGGCGTGGTGTACTACATCCTGTTTACCTTTGCCATCCGCCGCTGGAATTTGCTGACGCCGGGCCGTGAAGTCGAAGAAAGGACTGTGACGCAGGAAAACGAACAGAACGACCTGGTGAGCGGCATTATTCTGGCCTATGGCGGGCTGGGGAATATGACCAGCATCGAAGCCTGCATGTCACGTCTGCGCATAGACGTGACGGATAAGACGCTGGTGGACAAAGCGCTGCGGAAACAGCTTGGCGCGGCGGGCGTCGTCGAGGTCGGGAATAACATTCAGAGCGTCTTTGGCATGAAATCCGATCGGCTGAAAGAGGCTATCCGCGCAGCTAACGCGTATACACAGGAGGCAAAATGAAACAGCTACACCACAGCGGCCTGCCGCTGTATCTCGATGACGACGGCGTGATGGCGCTGAAACCCCCGCTGAACTATCTCGGCTTTGGTCGCAAAAACGCCGGGCAGATGGCGGTGGTCTTACCGGAGTTCACCGAAGCGCAGCGTGATGAACCGGCTTATGATGTCTATCGCGGGCTAAGCTTTGCGGAGGATCAGGAACGGCTTTCTGCCGACCAGTATCAGTACGACATCACCATCATCATGCCGGGGACGATTGGCAGGGAGCGCAAGAAAACCAGCGGTCACTATCACGGCTATAACGACACGCGGCGCAACACCCATCCGGAAGTGTACGAAGTGATTAAGGGTACGGCGGCGTATATCCTGCAAAAGTCGCCGGATTTTGCCGCCCCGCCAAAAGATCTGCTGGTGGACGATCTTATCGTGGCGGTGGTGAAGGAGGGGCAGAGCATTATCGTGCCGCCGAATTATGGCCACTGCTCCATCAATATCGGCGACGGGCCGCTGGTGTTCAGCAACCTGGCGTATAAACCCTGCGCGGTTCACTACGACACGGTGCAGTTTTACCACGGTATGGCTTGCTACATCGTTGAAGAGAACGGGCAGCTCTGCGTGCGCAAGAATCGCTACTACTCACATATTCCGCGCATCAAATTCGCCACCGTCAAAGAGAACCCGCATCTTGGCATCACCTTCGATACGCCGCTTTACCAGCGTTATCGCGCCGCGCCGGAACGTTTCCACTTTCTGGGACATGTCGATAACTATGTCCGGGAAATCATGGGGATGCTCGAGTATCAGGATGATTTATTCCCGCTCTGCCAGGAGGACGCATGATGGAAACGCAATCTGTAGCAGGCGTTGCCTGTAGCGACCTGCATCAGGCAATGGCGCGGATTGATGGTGCTGCGCTGGCGCGTCTGGAGCAGGCCATCGCTGACGCGAACGCGGTATTTGTGTTTGGCGCAGGGCGTTCGCTGTTGATGCTGAAAGCTTTTGCGATGCGCCTGATGCATATCGGCCTGAAGGTGTATGTTGTTGGTGATGTGGTCACGCCTGCGCTGCAAAAAGGCGACCTGCTGTTACTGGCCAGCGCATCGGGCGAAACGGCTTCGCTGGTGAATGTGTCTATAAAAGCGAAGCAGCTGGGCGGTACTGCGGCTCTGCTGACCATTTTCCCCGAGTCCACGTTGGGGAAACTGGCGGAGGTGGTGGTCAGGATCCCGGCCTATACCGACAAACTGCCGGATGGACCCGAGAATGTGAAAGGCATTCTGCCCGGCGGCAGCCTGTTTGAAGAGGCCGTCATGGTGCTGGGGGATGCCATGATAGTGAATCTGGCGCAGTCGACGGGATATCACATAACCAAAGGTTTTGCGCTACACGCCAACCTCGAATAGTCATTCGACACAAGGAAACCAACATGAAATTACAGCTTGCCCTGGACGAGTTAACCCTGCCTGAAGCGCTGGCATTTATTGATAAGGTGGTTGACGACGTTGATATTATTGAAGTGGGCACGCCTTTTCTTATTCGGGAAGGCGTGAAGGCTATTAAAGCCATTAAAGAAAAATATCCGCATAAGGAAGTGCTGGCGGATGCGAAAATTATGGATGGCGGCCATTTTGAGTCGCAGATGCTTTTCGACGCTGGGGCAGACTATGTCACGGTATTAGGCGTGACCGATGTGCTGACGATCCAGTCGTGCATCCGCGCGGCGAAAGAGGCCGGAAAGCAGGTGGTGGTGGATATGATCTGCGTCGACGATCTGCCCGCACGGGTTCGCCTGCTGGAAGAGGCGGGGGCGGATATGCTGGCGGTTCACACCGGCACCGACCAGCAGGCGGCGGGGCGCAAGCCGATTGATGATTTGATAACGATGCTGAAGGCGCGCCGGAAAGCCCGGATTGCCGTGGCAGGCGGCATCAGCAGCCAGACGGTGAAGGACTATACGCTGTTAGGCCCGGATGTGGTGATTGTGGGATCAGCGATCACTCATTCGGCGGATCCGGCGGATGAAGCGAGGAAGATTTCGCAGGTGTTGTTGCAGCATCACTGAGATTAGACGAAAAGGACGACATCTTCATGTTTAGCGGTTTTGATTTTCGTATCGGTTGATGGCCTGGTTTTCCTGACCTGTCTCCATGCGTTACGGTCCAGCGAAAATGGCAGCTTTTCGTTGGGCCTATCAGGATGCCTGTTCGGACGCAACCATAACAACTTTCGGCGGCGATAATTTCAGGGGCACACCACTAAAGACAGGAGTCATGGTGGTGTTTGATTTTATATTGCTGTCGATGGAATTAAGGATATTGATGCAATTTTCCCAACACGACGATAAAAAAACGCACTCAATACAGAAAAAGTTAACGGGGAAAGAATGAATTGATTTTTATAATACTGGTAGACAGGGATCAAAATTTTAAGGTTCCGGCGGGGTTGAGCGTTCAGTCTAAAATGAAGGGTTTCCACCAACCGCTTTGCAGGTTGATTCGTCACCAGAAGCTCTGACCATATATTACATTGAAGCGAAAGCGCTCTTTACTTTCTTGTTGGGGATAAAAAATACAGAATCACAATAACAGCGGCTTGAAGGCACTCAGAGCGCTTGCGACTCTTTTTGACTAATAGAAAAACTCCAGCCTGGGAAAGCTGGAGTTTTTAGAAGCGCACGTGCATTTTACGTGAATATTTTGTCTCAGCTTGGTCTGCTCACTGTCTGGTCAGTGTCGGTAAGTGGCTCTATTTCTTGCCACTGCCCTGTTGCAATCCTGTTAAAAGTGGTGGAGCTGGCGGGAGTTGAACCCGCGTCCGAAATTTCTACATCCTCGGTACTACATGCTTAGTTTGTCTTTACATTCGCACGTCAGCTGCGGACAAACACGCCACTAACGAACTAGCCTGATTAGTTTTAACGCTTCAACCCCAGGCAGGGCTTCCACGCGATCTCTTTTGGGTTTGACCTCTCTTTGATCCCCGTCTTAAGAGCGGAAGCTAGGGAGAGAGGGCTCTTAGCAGGTTATTAAGCTGCTAAAGCGTAGTTTTCGTCGTTTGCGACTATTTTTTTGCGGCTTTTAACGAGGCAAACCGCCCCTCGGCATGCACCTTGGGTTTCGCAAATCCCGTCGAATCCAGAATCAGCCCCAATAGTGTTGAACACAGTATACCAGATTTCACTTCTTCGATACCAGCCCGAAACGCTAACTTATTGAATAGTACAATAAGTGCGCAGAATCAACGTCCTGCGTTTTTCATGATACGTGCTTTGTCGAGCTGCCACTCGCGTGCTTTCAGGTCTGTGCGCTTGTCGTGCTGTTTCTTACCTTTCGCCACGCCGATTTTCACTTTGCACCAGGCGTTTTTCCAGTATAAAGAGAGCGCAACTACGGTGAAGCCTTCCCGGTTGATGCGTCCGTAGAGGGATTCCAGTTCGCGCTTGTTCAGCAGCAGCTTACGTGTGCGGGTAGGATCGCAGACGTAATGTGAAGAGGCGACGGTCAGCGGCGTAAAGTTCGCGCCGAACAGGAAGGCCTCACCGTCTTTCAGGATCACGTAGCTGTCGCCAATGTTGGCTTTCCCGGCACGCAGCGATTTTACTTCCCAGCCCTGCAACGCAAGGCCAGCCTCGAATTCTTCTTCGATGAAATACTCGTGGCGAGCACGCTTGTTGAGCGCAATGGTCGCCGAACCAGGTTTATGTGCTTTTTTCTTCGTCATAAGTGTCGTAAAGCCGTCGGTAATCTGATTTTAAAAAGTCACCTCATTGCGTCCTGTGAGGTCTAACGCGCTATCTTAGCACGAGATAAGGCTTAGCGTTTTTTTAACAGGTGATAAATGTTATTATTTGTCTGTTGTGTGACCATGGAAAATGCTATGCCTCAGATTAGCCGTACTGCGCTTGTTCCCTACAGCGCGGAACAAATGTATCAGTTAGTGAACGACGTTCAGTCCTATCCGGAATTTATTCCGGGATGCACCGGTAGCCGGGTGCTGGAATCCGGCCCGACGCAGATGACTGCGGCCGTGGATGTCTCCAAAGCGGGGATCAGCAAAACGTTCACCACGCGCAATACCCTGACTAGCAATCAGAGTATTTTGATGCATCTGGTGGATGGTCCGTTTAAAAAACTGATGGGAGGGTGGAAGTTTACGCCACTGAGTGCTGACGCCTGCCGTATTGAGTTTCATCTGGATTTTGAATTTACCAATAAGCTGATCGAACTGGCGTTTGGCCGTATCTTTAAAGAGCTAGCCTCGAATATGGTTCAGGCGTTCACCACGCGCGCCAAAGAGGTTTACAGTGTCGCATAAGATTGCTGTTGAGGTGGTGTATGCGCTGCCGGAGAAGCAGTATTTGCAGCGCGTGATGCTTGAAGAGGGTGCCACCGTTGAGGCGGCTATCCTGGCTTCCGGCATTCTTGAGCTTCGCAGCGACATTGATCTGGCGAAGAATAAAGTTGGCATTTATAGCCGTCCGGTTAAGCTTGGGGATGTACTGAAAGAGGGCGACAGGGTTGAGATCTATCGCCCGCTGATTGCCGACCCGAAAGAGTTGCGCCGTCAGCGAGCAGAGAAATCCGGTAAGTAGCCAAAAAATATTCACAAAAAAGGTGCTCATTGAGCACCTTTTTGCGTTGCTGACGCCTGATTATTTGGTCAGGGCAGGCTTGTTGTCGATATTGGTCAGCACACCGGCACTGCTGAAGGTCAGCGTCAGGGTTTGCTGGGTCACATCTTCATGACCAGGCTGCTGGCGGAATACATAGAACCAGGTGTTTGTGCCGAACGGATCGGACATCATCGGGGTTCCCAGGGCATAAGCGACCTGCTGTTGTGTCATACCCACGCGGATTTTGGACACATCGTTAGGGGTAAGGTAGTTCCCCTGGTTGATGTCAGGACGGTAAACCACTTTCTCCAGAGTGGAACAGCCTGCGGTCAACATCAGAAGAACCGCTGCGGCAGCGGTCAGCGTTTTACAGCGCATAGTGATTTGATTCCTTTTCGGGCCCGAGCAGTACGCGGCTCATATGTAATATGCCGATGATAATAGACCTTGCCCCACTTTGAAACCGGTCTGGCGGCGTTTTTGTTGTTCTGTATGACCCTGAGATCCCGAAAAAGTTTATGCCGCCAGTAGTTCTTTCGCATTCGCGAGGGTATTGCGGGTGACTTCGCTGCCACCGAGCAGGCGTGCCAGCTCCTGCAAGCGTGAGCGTTTATCCAGCGGCTTCATGTGCGTTTCCGTCATTTCGCCATCGGTTTCCTTGCTGACGATAAAGTGGTGATGACCACAACCGGCTACCTGCGGCAGGTGAGTCACACACATGACCTGCGTCGATTCACCCAACTGACGCAGCAGTTTGCCGACAACGGCCGCGGTCGGGCCGCTGATACCCACATCCACTTCATCGAAAATCAACGCCGGGGTTTCCATTTTACGGGCGGTAATCACCTGAATGGCCAGAGCGATACGCGACAGTTCACCGCCGGAAGCCACTTTCGAAATGGCCTGCAAAGGCTGGCCCGGGTTGGTGGTGACGCGGAATTCTACGCGATCTGCGCCTTCCGCCGTCAGATGATGTTCTTCAAAGCGAACATCAATGGTAAACACTCCATGCGGCATCGCCAGCGTATGCATGCTGTCGGTAATGTGCTGGCTAAGCTCCTGCGCATAGTGCTGTCGCACGTCGTGCAGCCGTTTCGCCGTTTCCAGCGCCTGCTGATGATGCAGATTGACCGCCAGAGACAAGGTTTCGAGGGAATCGGCCTGATCGTCCAGCTGTTGCTGTTCCTCCAGCAGAGACTGATAGTAATTCGGCAGCTCTTCCGGGGTGACGTGATGCTTACGCGCCAGTGAAATCTGACGGGAGATGCGTTGTTCAAGCTCAAACAGACGGTTCGGGTCGAGGTCCAGACGTTCACAATAGTGGCGCAGTTCATCCCCGGCCTCTGAAATCTGAATCGCGGCCTCTTCCAGCATCTCCAGCACGCCAGAAAGCTTATTGTCCATGCCGGTCAGTTCGGTAACAAGCTGACGCACGTTGTACAGCTGGCTCTGCAAGTTTACGTCTTCGCCATCCGCCAGCATGTTCAGGGCATTCTGGCTGGTGGAAAGCAGTTGACCGCTGTTGGCCAGACGCTTGTACTCCTCATCGATTTGCTCAAATTCACCTGCCTGCGGGTTAAATTCGTTCAACTCTTTCAGCTGATATTCCAGCAGCTCGGCGCGCGCGGTACGCTCCTGGCTTTGCTGCTGATGCTGCGCCAGTTCGCGGCAGCTTTGATGCCACTGACGATAGTGCTCCGCCATGAGTTGAGTAAGCGCGTACTCACCTGCATAGCCATCAAGCAGGGCTTTCTGTTGTTCGGGTTTGATTAACTGCTGGTGCGCATGCTGACCGTGGATCTGGATGAGCAACTGGCCCAGCTCGCGAAGCTGGGAAAGGGGAACTGCTGTACCGTTGATAAACCCGCGGGAGCGGCCATCGCTGCTGATGACGCGGCGAAGTAAACACTCACGTCCGTCTTCAAGCTGGTTCGCTTCCAGCCAGCGCAGGGCGGCAGGCGTGTCTTTTAACGAGAAGCGGGCGCAGAGATCGGCACGGGCTGCGCCTGTGCGCACCATATCACCCTCTGCACG
The sequence above is a segment of the Enterobacter hormaechei ATCC 49162 genome. Coding sequences within it:
- a CDS encoding DUF1272 domain-containing protein; protein product: MLELRPNCECCDKDLPPESKEAFICSFECTFCVDCVTQRLNGRCPNCGGELVRRPIRLEASLLRHPASSQRHYKQ
- a CDS encoding IS3-like element ISEc52 family transposase (programmed frameshift) translates to MKKRNFSAEFKRESAQLVVDQNYTVADAASAMDVGLSTMTRWVKQLRDERQGKTPKASPITPEQIEIRELRKKLQRIEMENEIFKKGYRALDVRLPEQFSIIGKLRARYPVATLCHVFGVHRSSYKYWKNRPEKPDGRRAVLRSQVLELHGISHGSAGARSIATMATQRGYQMGRWLAGRLMKELGLVSCQQPTHRYKRGGHEHVAIPNHLERQFAVTEPNQVWCGDVTYIWTGKRWAYLAVVLDLFARKPVGWAMSFSPDSRLTMKALEMAWETRGKPVGVMFHSDQGSHYTSRQFRQLLWRYRIRQSMSRRGNCWDNSPMERFFRSLKNEWVPATGYVSFSDAAHAITDYIVGYYSALRPHEYNGGLTPNESENRYWKNSNAVASFC
- a CDS encoding SgrR family transcriptional regulator; this translates as MSIFEAHFRRLHARYGVDQTHELQMQEIAAIFGCSVRNCRIALKKMHQEKWLDWQPQRGRGKRSRLHLLTSPEKLFSQNVNKLLEKQDYGNVLRFIGNDKYLLDRLSLWRFGVQDKSSETRVRIPYYRNLDPLNPLVPLRRTERHLLRQCLSGLTRYDAVQGRIVPDIAHYWTHNDDFTRWEFWLKSTARFADGSELDASAVQRCLLAASHSPQFAPLFSPIKTITADAPWHLVIETHHPVRRLDCLLATQPTMLFDYHHGRIRCTGAFYLHQHSDNFMVLRRNQHWHQARPGLDEITIFTWAPEHISMSFIPLLRGEEAQDDRPLSERSLEQGCCFVLPDSDGVFADETGRRFINYLLQPVELLSQTQLPDEYARILSVAQGMLPQWNHRPVDFGGVTAPFNLRQPVIISTFQQPELVELAGAIRRLLERWHIRAEIRIDAFDHFNSQPCPPADIWLSNFMLDTLSVPAFLEWLASTALFTRLPEAQRRNLNALLPTILNSDDEQAFASIADFFHEITHQRYVIPLLHHWMEFATEKSFTWRDLNTLGWPDFSQLWLE
- the ptsG gene encoding glucose-specific PTS transporter subunit IIBC, translated to MKRFNLLQMLQSIGRSLMIPIAMLPAAGILLAFGVSFQDPNIVASLPFLGADWLVHVLKLMAEAGSAIFANLPLLFAVGVAVGLSDDQGIAGLSAIAGFLIMNVTIGQFLGITPESVAQVRDYTMVLGIPSLQTGVFGGIIIGIIAAWLYKRYYRIQLPSWLEFFSGKRFVPIVTSFAALFVGLVMAVVWPPVQHLINGLSNTMTVQGPGVSAFLFGFVERLLIPFGLNHVWWPTFWLQFGEYVNKAGQVVHGDQLIFFAQLKDQVPITAGTFMAGLTPIKMFCIPAIALAIYRCASPENRARVKGIMLSGAITSIVCGITEPIEFSFLFVAPVLYGIHAVLAGLVFLLMEWFSVHIGLSFSGGLIDYLFFGVLPRAPHWYMVFPVGLVMGVVYYILFTFAIRRWNLLTPGREVEERTVTQENEQNDLVSGIILAYGGLGNMTSIEACMSRLRIDVTDKTLVDKALRKQLGAAGVVEVGNNIQSVFGMKSDRLKEAIRAANAYTQEAK
- a CDS encoding glucose-6-phosphate isomerase family protein codes for the protein MKQLHHSGLPLYLDDDGVMALKPPLNYLGFGRKNAGQMAVVLPEFTEAQRDEPAYDVYRGLSFAEDQERLSADQYQYDITIIMPGTIGRERKKTSGHYHGYNDTRRNTHPEVYEVIKGTAAYILQKSPDFAAPPKDLLVDDLIVAVVKEGQSIIVPPNYGHCSINIGDGPLVFSNLAYKPCAVHYDTVQFYHGMACYIVEENGQLCVRKNRYYSHIPRIKFATVKENPHLGITFDTPLYQRYRAAPERFHFLGHVDNYVREIMGMLEYQDDLFPLCQEDA
- the hxlB gene encoding 6-phospho-3-hexuloisomerase; this translates as MHQAMARIDGAALARLEQAIADANAVFVFGAGRSLLMLKAFAMRLMHIGLKVYVVGDVVTPALQKGDLLLLASASGETASLVNVSIKAKQLGGTAALLTIFPESTLGKLAEVVVRIPAYTDKLPDGPENVKGILPGGSLFEEAVMVLGDAMIVNLAQSTGYHITKGFALHANLE